In Aestuariibaculum lutulentum, one DNA window encodes the following:
- a CDS encoding CaiB/BaiF CoA transferase family protein, translating to MKPLEDYLIIDFSQFLSGPSASLRLADMGARVIKVEKPLTGDICRSMYTSDLIMNGESSIFHTINRNKESFAADLKHPEDLNHIKTLITKADVVMHNFRPGVMERIGLSYDDVKVLNPNVVYAEISGYGLHPELVGNPGQDLLLQSLTALTWLTGNADDGPVPMGLSIVDMLAGAHLAQGILAALYKKAIQNTGALVQVSMLESAIDFQFETITTYFNDGGELPERTKSNNAHAYLGAPYGIYKTKNGYLALAMGSIPVLAELLSCEALLQFPENKFSLRDEIKTVLANHLETQNTSYWLNILEPADIWCAGVLNYQELFEEDGFKVLDFVQKVTMGDGYSYDTTRCPIKIDGELLKSDKGSPKLGEHTDKILKEFIGNG from the coding sequence ATGAAGCCGTTAGAAGATTATTTAATAATAGACTTTAGCCAGTTTTTATCAGGCCCATCAGCTAGTTTGCGATTGGCAGATATGGGGGCTCGGGTTATTAAAGTAGAAAAACCACTTACTGGTGATATCTGTCGAAGTATGTATACTTCAGATTTGATTATGAATGGAGAATCATCCATTTTTCATACGATAAATAGAAATAAAGAATCCTTTGCGGCTGATTTAAAACATCCTGAAGATTTAAACCATATAAAAACGTTAATCACTAAAGCTGATGTGGTTATGCATAATTTTAGACCTGGCGTTATGGAACGTATAGGTTTAAGTTATGATGATGTGAAAGTACTAAATCCTAATGTGGTTTATGCCGAGATTTCAGGCTATGGGTTGCACCCGGAGTTGGTTGGTAATCCCGGTCAGGATTTATTATTACAGTCATTAACCGCACTTACATGGTTAACAGGAAATGCCGATGATGGTCCCGTTCCTATGGGTTTATCTATTGTAGATATGTTAGCCGGAGCCCATTTGGCTCAAGGTATTTTAGCTGCATTATACAAGAAAGCCATTCAAAACACGGGAGCCTTAGTGCAGGTGAGTATGTTGGAATCTGCTATCGATTTTCAGTTCGAAACCATTACAACATATTTTAATGACGGAGGCGAGTTGCCGGAAAGAACAAAAAGTAATAATGCACATGCGTATTTAGGGGCGCCTTATGGTATTTACAAAACAAAGAATGGCTATTTGGCTTTGGCTATGGGATCTATTCCTGTTTTGGCTGAGCTTTTAAGCTGTGAAGCTCTATTACAATTTCCGGAAAATAAATTTAGCCTTAGAGATGAGATTAAAACGGTTTTAGCGAATCATTTAGAAACACAGAATACATCGTATTGGTTGAACATTTTAGAGCCTGCGGATATCTGGTGTGCTGGTGTTTTGAACTATCAGGAATTGTTTGAAGAAGATGGATTTAAAGTCTTGGATTTTGTACAGAAAGTAACCATGGGAGATGGGTATTCTTATGATACAACGCGGTGTCCGATAAAAATTGATGGAGAGCTTTTAAAGTCAGATAAAGGGTCGCCTAAATTAGGTGAGCACACCGATAAAATTTTAAAAGAATTCATAGGTAATGGATAA
- a CDS encoding Gfo/Idh/MocA family protein, with the protein MNVTYKPLLPETEQPIVIIGASGIVKDAHLPAYKMAGFKVFGITNRTISKAHTMAEDHGIEHVFDTVADCVKHAPKNAVYDITVLPDQYVEILEQLPDGAAVLIQKPMGNDYKQAKEIVEVCERKKLVAAINFQLRFASFVSAARSIIDQGLIGDLYDLEFKITVQTPWELFPVIKQHPRLEILFHSVHYIDCIRSFLGEPKRVMARTWKHPLKDLSSCRSTIILDYGDTMSVKINTDHDHDFGTDHQESYIKWEGTKGAIKAKMGLLKNYPDGLPDEFHYIITEERNPNEWKTLDLEGSWFPEAFVGTMSNLMRFKEGSDDVLHTSVQDVLGTMKVVEACYQSNNEGGVPLNQID; encoded by the coding sequence ATGAATGTTACCTATAAACCATTATTGCCAGAAACAGAACAGCCTATTGTTATAATTGGAGCTAGTGGTATTGTTAAAGATGCACATTTGCCGGCTTATAAGATGGCCGGTTTTAAAGTATTCGGTATAACCAATAGAACGATTTCTAAAGCTCATACAATGGCTGAAGATCATGGTATAGAACATGTTTTTGATACGGTAGCTGATTGTGTTAAACATGCGCCCAAAAATGCGGTTTATGATATCACAGTCCTTCCAGACCAGTATGTTGAAATTTTAGAACAATTACCCGATGGGGCTGCTGTTTTGATTCAAAAGCCAATGGGTAACGATTACAAACAAGCCAAAGAGATCGTAGAGGTTTGTGAACGAAAAAAATTGGTTGCCGCTATAAATTTTCAGTTACGTTTTGCTTCATTTGTTAGCGCAGCAAGAAGCATTATCGATCAGGGGCTAATTGGCGATTTGTATGATTTAGAGTTTAAAATAACAGTGCAAACACCTTGGGAATTATTTCCGGTTATAAAACAACACCCACGTTTAGAAATTTTATTTCATAGTGTTCATTATATAGACTGTATTCGTTCGTTTTTAGGAGAACCTAAGCGTGTTATGGCAAGAACATGGAAACACCCTTTAAAGGATTTATCTTCATGTCGATCAACTATTATTTTAGATTATGGAGATACCATGAGTGTTAAAATAAATACCGATCATGATCATGATTTTGGAACAGATCATCAGGAAAGCTATATAAAATGGGAAGGAACAAAAGGTGCTATTAAGGCAAAAATGGGACTGTTAAAGAATTATCCTGATGGATTGCCGGATGAGTTTCACTATATCATAACAGAAGAAAGAAACCCTAATGAATGGAAAACACTTGATTTAGAAGGATCCTGGTTTCCGGAAGCTTTTGTTGGGACCATGTCTAATTTAATGCGATTTAAAGAAGGTTCTGATGACGTATTGCATACAAGTGTTCAGGATGTTTTAGGCACAATGAAAGTGGTGGAAGCTTGTTATCAAAGTAATAATGAAGGTGGCGTGCCATTAAATCAAATAGATTAA
- a CDS encoding CaiB/BaiF CoA transferase family protein: MKPLEGLLVLEFAQFLAGPSAGLKLADLGARVIKIERPVKGEACRQLSIKDLFVDESSLLFHTINRNKESYAANLKDSEDLEQVKKLIAKSDIITHNFRPGVMDKIGLTFQDVLAINPKIIYGVITGYGDKGPWANKPGQDLLVQSLSGLTWLSGKSMQGPVPFGLAVADLMCGNHFVQGILAALLKRAKTGKGVLVEVSLLESILDVQFEALTIFLNNGGVLADRGNVRGSAHAFLSAPYGIYETQDGYLALAMGDLNFMAKVLDVDLGEYAEKKTWFKERAAIREILSEKIITKDSGYWIEILRSNGLWCEKVLDYNQLNNKAFMGELKLKQEVKNAEGETLITTRSPIQIDGHIFTSAKAAPKVGEDNEAICNQFLNN, translated from the coding sequence GTGAAACCATTAGAAGGTTTGTTAGTATTAGAGTTTGCCCAGTTTTTAGCAGGACCATCGGCAGGATTAAAATTAGCCGATTTGGGCGCTCGTGTGATTAAAATTGAGCGTCCTGTAAAAGGAGAAGCTTGTCGTCAATTAAGTATTAAAGATCTTTTTGTTGATGAAAGCAGTTTGCTATTTCATACTATAAACAGAAATAAAGAATCTTATGCCGCTAATTTAAAAGATTCAGAAGATTTAGAACAGGTTAAAAAGTTAATAGCAAAATCAGATATTATCACCCATAATTTTAGACCTGGAGTTATGGATAAAATTGGTTTAACATTTCAAGATGTTCTCGCTATTAATCCTAAAATTATTTATGGTGTTATTACTGGCTATGGAGATAAGGGGCCGTGGGCTAATAAACCGGGACAAGATTTATTGGTGCAATCGCTTTCAGGTTTAACTTGGTTGAGTGGAAAAAGTATGCAAGGGCCTGTGCCATTTGGATTAGCTGTAGCCGATTTAATGTGTGGAAATCATTTTGTTCAAGGGATTTTAGCGGCATTACTTAAGCGAGCTAAAACCGGGAAAGGAGTTTTGGTAGAGGTGAGTTTGTTGGAGTCTATTTTAGATGTTCAGTTTGAAGCACTAACAATCTTTTTAAATAATGGAGGTGTTTTGGCCGATCGCGGAAATGTTCGAGGTAGTGCACATGCCTTTTTAAGTGCGCCATACGGTATCTATGAAACTCAGGATGGCTATTTGGCTTTAGCAATGGGAGATTTGAATTTTATGGCAAAGGTTTTAGATGTCGATTTAGGTGAATATGCCGAAAAGAAAACCTGGTTTAAAGAACGAGCGGCTATTCGAGAAATTTTAAGTGAAAAAATAATAACAAAAGATTCAGGTTATTGGATTGAGATCTTAAGAAGTAATGGACTGTGGTGTGAAAAAGTATTAGATTATAATCAGTTGAACAATAAGGCCTTTATGGGAGAACTTAAATTGAAACAGGAAGTGAAAAATGCAGAAGGAGAAACACTGATAACCACAAGGAGTCCTATTCAAATTGATGGACACATATTTACATCTGCAAAAGCAGCACCTAAAGTAGGTGAAGATAATGAAGCGATTTGTAACCAATTTTTAAATAATTAA
- a CDS encoding extracellular solute-binding protein, giving the protein MDKIRIAVRKFEPFETTLQKLWDRFCKSRNIKIEAEMIPLELHDLYDETLTKNGLQNGSWDIAHLNTDWIFDAVNAGAVENLSAFIKEQAPDNFPEGWHESLLHLQQINEGVYGLPFHDGPECLIFRRDLFQNEAEQKEFKKQYGYDLKPPKTWHQFVQMAQFFNRPEENLYGCVFANYPDGHNMVFDFCLQLWTRGGALVGDENKININQPEAIKALDFYRAIVNNETTTHPKSKEFGSVEAGMAFAKGEAAMAINWFGFASMCEVIKESKVKGKVDITELPHDSNYSSASLNVYWLYTIGTGSNNKKLAYDFLRFATSVESDKLLTNEGGIGCRKSTWNDSDINKIIPYYHKLGMLHENALTLPQTPIWPKVAELIDQMVLKAINENTASKLLLEETQKKINEITKE; this is encoded by the coding sequence ATGGATAAAATAAGGATAGCTGTTCGGAAATTTGAGCCTTTTGAAACGACATTACAAAAACTATGGGATAGGTTTTGTAAATCTCGTAATATTAAAATAGAGGCTGAAATGATTCCGTTAGAGCTTCATGATTTATATGATGAAACATTAACAAAAAACGGATTACAAAATGGCAGTTGGGATATAGCCCATCTTAATACCGATTGGATTTTTGATGCCGTTAATGCTGGTGCTGTTGAAAACTTGTCAGCGTTTATAAAGGAGCAAGCTCCAGATAATTTTCCGGAAGGATGGCATGAGTCTTTATTACATCTTCAGCAAATAAATGAAGGTGTCTATGGGCTTCCGTTTCATGATGGTCCTGAATGTTTGATTTTTAGAAGAGATTTGTTTCAAAATGAAGCTGAGCAAAAGGAATTTAAAAAGCAGTATGGATATGATTTAAAGCCACCAAAAACTTGGCATCAGTTTGTGCAAATGGCTCAATTTTTCAATCGACCAGAGGAAAATCTGTATGGTTGTGTTTTTGCAAATTACCCAGATGGACACAATATGGTGTTTGATTTCTGTTTGCAGTTATGGACAAGAGGAGGGGCGCTTGTAGGTGACGAAAATAAGATAAATATCAATCAACCAGAAGCTATTAAGGCTTTAGATTTTTATAGAGCAATTGTTAACAATGAGACAACAACGCATCCTAAATCAAAAGAATTTGGTTCGGTAGAAGCAGGAATGGCTTTCGCTAAAGGAGAAGCCGCAATGGCTATCAATTGGTTTGGATTTGCCTCGATGTGCGAGGTTATAAAAGAATCGAAAGTTAAAGGTAAAGTTGATATTACCGAATTACCACATGATAGTAATTATAGTTCAGCATCCTTAAATGTCTATTGGCTATATACGATTGGCACGGGAAGTAATAATAAAAAATTAGCCTATGATTTTCTTCGGTTTGCAACCTCCGTTGAAAGTGATAAATTATTAACCAATGAAGGAGGTATTGGTTGTAGAAAATCAACTTGGAATGATTCTGATATCAATAAAATCATACCTTATTATCATAAATTGGGAATGTTGCATGAAAATGCATTAACATTACCTCAGACCCCTATTTGGCCTAAGGTAGCAGAACTTATAGATCAAATGGTTCTTAAGGCTATTAATGAAAACACCGCATCAAAATTATTATTAGAAGAAACACAAAAAAAGATTAACGAAATTACTAAAGAATGA